A section of the Methanosarcina mazei S-6 genome encodes:
- a CDS encoding DUF2119 domain-containing protein gives MAAEEKVDSSPEKASCTDICVESVYPDVTGLKIYGHGKPVRLFVAGLHGDEWKDTTEILLEIKPPEKGTLALIPLVKRGKYISTLDPDYYPGMGKGILEAVESLKPQIYIELHSYSGENFEKLSGRDRMDRIGVPAYSVLKEGVLLGSVSPWIRKKYFPKEALCLSFEIQKENFRSGEFVAGILEVLKEAESREGFIEYLKKEFPEQAKKAIEDYRQFYGEI, from the coding sequence ATGGCTGCTGAAGAAAAAGTCGACTCCTCTCCGGAAAAAGCCAGCTGTACGGATATATGCGTTGAAAGTGTGTACCCTGATGTAACCGGACTGAAAATCTATGGGCACGGAAAACCTGTCCGACTTTTTGTCGCAGGGCTTCACGGAGACGAATGGAAAGACACAACAGAAATCCTTCTGGAAATAAAGCCACCTGAAAAAGGGACTCTTGCATTGATCCCTCTCGTAAAAAGAGGAAAATATATCTCAACTCTTGACCCGGATTACTATCCCGGAATGGGAAAAGGCATACTTGAAGCCGTTGAATCCCTGAAACCTCAAATCTATATTGAACTTCACTCCTATTCCGGAGAGAATTTTGAGAAACTCTCAGGAAGGGACAGGATGGATAGAATCGGAGTTCCTGCTTACAGCGTACTGAAAGAAGGAGTTCTGCTGGGTTCGGTTTCTCCCTGGATCCGGAAGAAGTATTTCCCAAAAGAAGCTCTTTGCCTCTCTTTTGAGATTCAGAAAGAGAATTTCAGGTCAGGGGAGTTTGTAGCCGGTATTCTTGAGGTTCTTAAAGAGGCAGAATCAAGGGAAGGGTTCATCGAATACCTGAAAAAGGAATTTCCTGAGCAGGCAAAGAAAGCTATCGAAGATTACCGCCAATTTTACGGGGAAATCTGA
- a CDS encoding S4 domain-containing protein: MRLDAYLVEMGHFKSRGRAKTAILDGKVKVNGIAVTKVSRDVSIDDTIEVAEGLDQPQGYFKLKYVQEESGVLKPGDRVLDLGSSAGGFLLFASEIADHVKGIEFSRDFRSELGKIAYERENVEIIFGDVFTIPLKELSEEPVDVILSDMTLEPEDSIKALSRMLPLLKEGGRLLQVIKIPKKKNPKPILSRIENLGLEIQQVLSSEKQEIYVVAKRPFLEGKESTEENE; the protein is encoded by the coding sequence ATGAGACTGGATGCATACCTTGTAGAGATGGGACACTTCAAGTCCAGGGGACGAGCAAAGACTGCAATTCTTGACGGAAAAGTTAAAGTTAATGGCATTGCGGTCACAAAAGTCTCAAGAGACGTCTCAATTGATGATACAATAGAAGTTGCCGAAGGCCTGGACCAGCCGCAGGGATACTTCAAACTCAAATATGTTCAGGAAGAAAGCGGGGTCCTTAAACCCGGAGACAGGGTTCTTGACCTCGGGTCAAGTGCAGGCGGTTTTCTCCTTTTTGCTTCCGAGATTGCAGACCATGTAAAAGGCATAGAGTTCAGCAGGGATTTCAGGAGCGAGCTTGGAAAAATCGCATATGAACGGGAAAATGTGGAAATAATATTCGGGGACGTGTTTACAATACCTCTTAAAGAGCTCTCTGAGGAACCTGTCGATGTTATCCTGTCAGACATGACTCTCGAACCCGAGGACTCGATTAAAGCCCTTTCCAGAATGCTTCCTCTCCTGAAAGAAGGGGGAAGGCTGCTTCAGGTAATAAAAATCCCAAAAAAGAAAAACCCGAAACCTATCCTGAGCAGGATAGAGAATCTGGGACTTGAAATACAGCAGGTACTCAGCTCGGAAAAACAGGAAATTTATGTGGTTGCAAAAAGACCTTTCCTCGAAGGAAAAGAGTCAACTGAAGAAAACGAATAA
- a CDS encoding bile acid:sodium symporter family protein, whose amino-acid sequence MLKKFTSLFPLWAVLLSAVAYLYPEYFAPHNNLIVPFLSLIMLGMGVTLSVDSFLEVLKRPHVVLLGTLMQYTLMPLAAWAVSIALNLPADLMAGVILLGCCPGGTASNVICYLAKGDVALSIVLTSVSTMIAFLATPFLTWLFIGQTVEVDVTGMLVSVINIVVLPVALGLAINYFFESRIKAVRDVFPAISAAAIVIIIAIIIGTNSENLEQSGPLVLLAVILHNGLGLAGGYGAAKALKFSEKEARTIAIEVGMQNSGLSVALAIKHFTAAAALPGAIFSIWHNLSGAFLAGHWSKETEFDRDKHEIS is encoded by the coding sequence ATGCTTAAAAAGTTTACTTCGTTATTTCCCTTATGGGCGGTGCTTCTATCTGCAGTAGCATATTTATATCCTGAATATTTTGCTCCCCATAATAATCTCATAGTACCTTTTTTAAGCCTGATAATGCTGGGAATGGGAGTTACACTTTCAGTTGACAGTTTCCTTGAAGTCCTGAAGCGGCCTCATGTGGTTTTACTGGGCACCCTTATGCAGTATACCCTTATGCCTCTTGCTGCATGGGCAGTCTCCATCGCTTTAAATCTGCCTGCAGACCTTATGGCGGGTGTGATCCTGCTTGGATGCTGTCCGGGTGGCACTGCTTCAAACGTTATCTGCTACCTTGCAAAAGGCGATGTTGCACTTTCAATAGTGCTTACGTCCGTATCCACCATGATTGCCTTTCTTGCAACTCCGTTTCTTACCTGGCTCTTTATAGGGCAGACCGTGGAGGTCGACGTTACAGGCATGCTTGTAAGTGTGATAAATATCGTAGTTTTACCTGTAGCGCTCGGGCTTGCTATCAATTATTTCTTTGAATCACGAATAAAGGCGGTCAGGGACGTTTTTCCTGCCATTTCAGCTGCTGCCATAGTAATAATTATTGCCATAATTATAGGGACAAATAGTGAAAACCTTGAACAGAGCGGTCCCTTAGTTCTTCTTGCTGTGATTCTGCATAATGGTCTCGGGCTTGCAGGAGGCTACGGGGCTGCAAAAGCTCTGAAATTCAGTGAGAAAGAGGCAAGAACCATTGCAATCGAGGTGGGAATGCAGAACTCGGGCCTCAGCGTTGCTCTTGCGATAAAACATTTCACTGCTGCGGCAGCTCTGCCGGGTGCTATTTTCAGTATCTGGCATAACCTGTCCGGAGCTTTCCTTGCAGGGCACTGGTCGAAAGAAACAGAATTTGATCGCGATAAACATGAGATCTCCTGA
- a CDS encoding hydantoinase/oxoprolinase family protein has protein sequence MLIGIDVGGTTTDAVLIRNGEVYSTAKVPTEPGDLLKSLLGALDEVSRGVPPEQFERVVFSTTVITNLIAEGKTERVALLLIPGPGVNPASYVFPDSFCIKGAMDYRGREIQPIDEEEVRESVSRIRDQGFLRVAVVSKFGQRNPSHELRIEEIIREMHPDCKVELGHKVSGKLNFPRRVATSMLASATGEHYQNFVSEIKKALEERKIRAPVFILKADGGTLPIEKSVELPVETIFSGPAASTIGALAITPEGQTSVVVDIGGTTTDIALILSGKPLIASKGARLGDFLTHVRAFAVRSIAVGGDSIVRVKETDSGLRTISIGPERVGPAYCMGGKEPTPTDALRVLRLVEVGDSQRANEAVSSVASSLGKSVLETASLIVDITAEMIAQAVREMFLEWEQEPAYRIWEVLQKKKERPENVVGIGGGAKGLIAGVAEKLNAKPVIPSHSEVGNAIGAAVARPTLTLNLRIDTEQKVYSVAEDGEIASLKFTDIGNFNRMRSEEAETLAAKLLRDRAKRFGIFEYVEEAEVVSSEVFNIVEGWLTVGRLFDVSMQIPAGLIPEWSRREKA, from the coding sequence ATGCTAATAGGAATTGATGTAGGGGGCACCACCACGGATGCGGTGCTTATAAGAAACGGAGAGGTATACAGCACAGCCAAGGTTCCCACGGAGCCGGGAGACCTTTTGAAGTCTCTTCTCGGTGCCCTTGATGAGGTTAGCAGAGGAGTTCCCCCGGAACAGTTTGAGAGGGTGGTGTTCAGTACAACTGTAATAACAAACCTTATTGCAGAGGGTAAAACCGAGAGGGTAGCTTTACTGCTCATCCCGGGCCCTGGAGTTAACCCCGCAAGTTACGTTTTTCCCGACAGTTTCTGTATTAAAGGAGCTATGGATTACAGGGGAAGGGAAATACAGCCCATAGACGAGGAAGAGGTTCGGGAGAGTGTAAGCCGGATAAGAGATCAGGGCTTTTTAAGGGTCGCTGTGGTAAGCAAATTCGGGCAGAGAAACCCTTCTCATGAACTCAGGATAGAAGAAATCATCAGGGAAATGCACCCGGACTGTAAAGTGGAACTCGGGCATAAAGTTTCAGGCAAACTGAATTTCCCAAGAAGGGTCGCTACTTCTATGCTGGCATCCGCTACAGGAGAGCATTACCAGAACTTCGTTTCTGAGATCAAAAAAGCCCTGGAGGAAAGAAAAATCCGGGCTCCTGTCTTTATCCTTAAAGCTGATGGAGGGACTCTGCCAATTGAAAAATCAGTGGAACTCCCTGTGGAGACTATTTTTTCAGGTCCTGCTGCAAGCACGATAGGAGCCCTTGCCATTACCCCTGAAGGGCAGACATCCGTTGTGGTGGATATAGGCGGGACGACTACAGACATTGCCCTTATCCTCTCTGGAAAACCGCTTATCGCTTCCAAAGGTGCCAGGCTGGGAGATTTCCTGACCCATGTCCGGGCTTTTGCTGTCCGCTCGATAGCTGTAGGAGGAGACAGCATTGTAAGGGTTAAAGAAACAGACAGTGGGCTCAGGACGATAAGCATAGGGCCTGAAAGGGTGGGTCCGGCTTACTGCATGGGAGGAAAAGAGCCAACCCCTACGGATGCTTTGAGAGTTCTCAGGCTTGTGGAAGTAGGGGATTCTCAAAGGGCAAATGAGGCAGTATCTTCTGTAGCTTCCAGCCTTGGTAAATCTGTACTGGAAACCGCGTCCCTTATAGTGGACATAACCGCAGAAATGATTGCACAGGCAGTGAGAGAGATGTTTCTTGAATGGGAACAGGAGCCTGCTTACAGGATATGGGAAGTTCTGCAGAAGAAAAAAGAAAGGCCTGAAAATGTGGTCGGAATAGGCGGCGGGGCAAAGGGACTGATTGCAGGGGTTGCTGAAAAATTGAACGCTAAACCGGTTATTCCCTCCCATTCGGAGGTTGGAAATGCTATCGGGGCAGCCGTTGCAAGGCCTACTCTTACTCTCAACCTGCGCATTGATACCGAGCAGAAGGTCTATTCGGTAGCCGAAGATGGAGAGATTGCAAGCCTTAAATTTACGGATATCGGGAATTTCAACAGGATGCGTTCGGAAGAAGCCGAAACCCTTGCAGCAAAACTTCTCAGGGACCGTGCAAAAAGGTTTGGGATTTTCGAGTACGTGGAAGAAGCCGAAGTTGTTAGCAGCGAAGTTTTTAACATAGTGGAAGGCTGGCTTACTGTGGGGAGGCTTTTTGACGTAAGTATGCAGATCCCGGCAGGCCTCATTCCAGAATGGAGCAGGAGGGAAAAGGCATGA
- a CDS encoding histone deacetylase family protein has protein sequence MKLGIGKIKDVLKSGAGKSTESGREEQKIEEIEPDRVEEATMTAKISEQESENTPDKEHLVPMNRTECKKTGLIFFPAFDWAISPTHPEREERLLYTRDQIFEEGLMDLPQIAEYKPRLAEFKDIARVHFCIPDIEAQATTPHLIAAGSCLVLADALMRGEVKNAFALVRPPGHHAMTVAHGNRGFCNINNEAILVEYLRKKYGIRRIAIVDTDVHHGDGTQEIFYNDPDILFISFHQDGRTLYPGSGFTNELGGPKALGRTINIPLPPGTPDEGILYVLDSLVMPILEDFKPELVLNSAGQDNHYTDPLANMRFSAQGYAKLNEKLGPDMAVLEGGYAIQSALPYVNTGIILAMAGLDYSCVMEPDFKPGMFVQAARDRQILEGVVATQLENWKNRNRLVEEEIAKHGDFYRRKKQIFYDTDMIQEVQEETIKMCPDCQGYVTIDSRAHRSINDTRIFGVSVPIYACNRCQAEAEEEYKKRLKSPEYEYVYLQDKKADEYRAYNMRTKQEIVY, from the coding sequence ATGAAACTCGGGATCGGGAAGATTAAGGATGTACTCAAAAGCGGAGCCGGAAAAAGTACCGAATCCGGGAGAGAAGAACAAAAAATAGAGGAAATTGAGCCTGATAGGGTGGAGGAAGCTACAATGACTGCAAAAATTTCAGAGCAGGAATCAGAAAATACACCCGACAAGGAACATCTGGTTCCAATGAACAGGACAGAATGTAAAAAAACAGGTCTTATTTTCTTCCCCGCTTTTGACTGGGCAATTTCCCCAACCCACCCGGAAAGGGAGGAACGTCTCCTCTATACCAGGGACCAGATCTTTGAAGAAGGGCTGATGGATCTCCCGCAGATAGCAGAGTACAAGCCGCGTCTTGCAGAGTTTAAGGACATTGCAAGGGTCCATTTCTGTATCCCGGACATAGAAGCTCAGGCTACAACCCCACATCTGATTGCGGCTGGCAGCTGTCTTGTACTTGCCGATGCCCTCATGCGAGGAGAAGTTAAAAACGCTTTCGCCCTCGTCCGCCCTCCGGGCCACCACGCCATGACAGTGGCTCACGGAAACCGTGGTTTTTGCAATATCAATAATGAAGCAATCCTTGTAGAGTACCTGAGAAAAAAATACGGGATCCGCAGGATCGCAATTGTGGACACCGACGTCCATCACGGGGACGGGACACAGGAGATTTTTTACAATGACCCGGACATACTTTTTATTTCTTTCCACCAGGACGGGAGGACACTCTATCCAGGATCCGGTTTTACGAACGAACTGGGAGGCCCGAAAGCCCTGGGCAGGACAATAAATATTCCTCTTCCTCCGGGGACTCCGGATGAGGGCATACTCTACGTTCTTGATTCTCTGGTGATGCCCATCCTCGAGGACTTCAAACCCGAGCTTGTCCTCAATTCTGCAGGGCAGGACAACCATTATACAGATCCTCTCGCAAACATGCGTTTTTCCGCACAGGGCTATGCAAAACTGAATGAAAAACTTGGACCTGATATGGCAGTTCTTGAAGGGGGCTATGCGATCCAGAGTGCTCTGCCTTATGTAAATACAGGAATAATCCTTGCCATGGCAGGGCTTGATTATTCCTGCGTAATGGAGCCCGATTTCAAGCCCGGGATGTTTGTGCAGGCTGCAAGGGACAGGCAGATACTGGAAGGGGTTGTTGCAACCCAGCTGGAAAACTGGAAAAACCGGAACAGGCTTGTAGAAGAAGAGATCGCAAAACATGGGGACTTTTACCGCCGGAAAAAACAGATCTTCTACGATACCGATATGATTCAGGAAGTCCAGGAAGAAACAATCAAAATGTGCCCTGACTGCCAGGGTTATGTAACCATAGACTCGCGTGCTCACAGAAGCATAAACGACACAAGGATATTCGGAGTTTCAGTCCCTATCTATGCATGCAATCGCTGCCAGGCAGAAGCGGAGGAGGAATACAAAAAGAGACTCAAATCTCCAGAATATGAATATGTCTACCTTCAGGATAAGAAAGCAGATGAATACAGGGCATACAATATGAGAACAAAACAGGAGATAGTCTACTGA
- a CDS encoding NosD domain-containing protein, with protein MTGGIRINRIRILILATLILTLSSCAGAAADIYVNSTDSIQAAVTAANQGDVIIVDPGTYTENVDINGKTNLLIKSSADPADTVIAPADVNKDVITIRNSNTITIQGLNITGAGNDKAGIYVYKSNNCKVENNILHNDALGIYLKGSDFTLVRNNIATKNNNPGTGRAINIEQSNYTDVLSNSVLNQRYGIYVSDSRANRVLENTVNLSRDNGIHVQYATNITVENNRLNSNGMYGIILSNSNENFLRSNNVFNSTNNSIEVYTSSGNEISDNIVSDSSIDTLTHGIHLNTAYNNVLRNNTVSKNDYGIAMIYSNNNNVVNNTASDNNRGIYLAYTSSANTVSGNKAHSSLNGGIVLQNCSNNNIISNEATLNTGGSTTNGIILGGASNNNVSNNIASENRRGIYITSGSSGNKVSGNTLNSNTGHGIYLENAGADNNLSSNVASSNGVYGIYLVNSNNTALFNNTATGNSKGIYVMTSNGNTISENEVYNNNVDVDNSNGIMISLSSNNKVSGNKAYNNPYGISLNSSTNNNVSSNRVYLNSRAGVYLCRQSTRNLIFNNYLNNSVNADNNNNLSTWNVTKTSGRNIAGGSNIGGNYWADPVQYNDHSQIYKNNDADGDGIIDIIYEGDQLTDYLPLLEVYLVLPEADFSTNVTQGYAPLTVEFTDLSQNAIGWNWDFGDGASSPEKNTTHTYSTAGNYTVTLRANNLNGTASKTAAIAVLQPEQGGNGSAVLPVADFTANVTRGYYPLTVLFTDTSQNSVSRSWDVNGDGIEDSNETSFVYTYNFRGIYTAKLTAFNANGTTEKTATITVDKESSGGSSGGGGGGGSPEPAKNVEVKELSQVFVSNGKAIKFDFAKNATCVYYVGFDSKKTVGKTTTIAEQLKNKSTLVSNLSDGEVYRYFNVWVGNSGFASSSNIENPEIGFKVDKSWVTDKNIDQDSITLNRYSDKKWEQIPASLLKEDSKYLYFTADVPGYTFFAITGKANTSPEKTVTETEADKPANEPVNSDDLPGDAGLEPAPESDKKENTAMPGFEIVCGIVSLSAAFMYRRK; from the coding sequence ATGACGGGAGGAATTAGAATAAACAGAATAAGAATTTTAATACTAGCCACTCTCATATTAACATTGAGCTCCTGTGCAGGGGCAGCGGCTGATATTTATGTTAATTCTACGGATTCAATACAGGCTGCTGTTACCGCTGCGAATCAGGGCGATGTTATTATCGTTGACCCCGGAACGTATACGGAAAATGTCGATATAAACGGAAAAACTAACCTTTTAATCAAGTCTTCCGCAGATCCGGCAGATACGGTGATCGCACCTGCTGACGTGAACAAAGATGTAATCACTATACGGAACAGTAATACCATAACAATTCAAGGATTGAATATTACTGGAGCAGGAAACGACAAAGCAGGCATTTATGTGTATAAAAGTAACAACTGTAAAGTTGAGAACAACATATTACACAATGATGCCCTGGGGATATATCTGAAGGGTTCGGATTTTACTCTGGTGCGCAATAACATAGCCACCAAAAACAATAACCCAGGCACGGGCAGAGCTATCAATATTGAACAGTCCAATTACACTGATGTTTTGAGCAACAGTGTCTTGAATCAGAGATATGGAATTTATGTTTCTGATTCCAGAGCTAACAGGGTACTGGAAAATACTGTAAACCTGAGTAGAGACAATGGTATACACGTGCAGTATGCAACAAATATTACTGTCGAAAATAACAGATTAAACTCAAATGGAATGTACGGGATAATTCTGTCAAACTCAAACGAAAACTTCCTGAGAAGTAATAATGTGTTTAACAGTACCAATAATAGTATTGAGGTTTATACTTCTTCAGGAAATGAAATCTCAGATAACATAGTTTCTGACAGCTCTATAGACACGCTCACTCATGGAATTCACCTGAACACTGCATATAATAATGTCCTGAGAAACAATACTGTTTCAAAAAACGACTATGGAATAGCCATGATATATTCCAACAACAATAATGTTGTCAACAATACTGCATCCGATAATAATAGGGGCATTTACCTGGCTTATACGTCAAGCGCAAACACGGTTTCAGGAAATAAGGCGCATTCAAGCTTAAATGGCGGCATAGTTCTCCAGAACTGCAGTAACAACAATATTATCAGCAATGAAGCAACACTGAATACCGGCGGCAGTACCACCAATGGTATTATTCTTGGAGGCGCCAGCAACAATAACGTGTCCAATAATATCGCTTCCGAAAACCGCAGAGGTATTTATATAACCTCAGGATCCAGCGGAAATAAGGTTTCAGGCAATACCTTGAATTCAAATACAGGCCACGGTATTTATCTTGAAAATGCAGGTGCCGATAATAACCTTAGCAGCAATGTTGCCAGTTCAAATGGTGTTTACGGGATTTACCTTGTGAATTCGAACAACACCGCCCTGTTCAACAATACCGCTACAGGCAATTCTAAAGGTATCTATGTAATGACTTCAAACGGGAACACTATCTCTGAAAATGAAGTATATAATAATAATGTAGATGTTGATAACTCAAATGGGATAATGATCTCGCTTTCCAGCAACAACAAAGTTTCAGGAAATAAGGCTTATAATAATCCGTATGGTATTTCTTTGAATTCCTCAACAAACAATAATGTCTCAAGCAATCGTGTATATCTGAACAGCAGAGCCGGTGTGTACTTATGCCGTCAGAGTACTCGTAACCTTATTTTCAATAACTACCTGAATAATTCAGTGAATGCGGACAACAATAACAATCTGAGTACCTGGAACGTAACAAAAACTTCAGGTAGAAACATTGCAGGCGGGTCCAATATCGGAGGAAACTACTGGGCTGATCCTGTGCAGTATAATGACCACTCCCAGATATACAAAAATAATGATGCAGACGGGGACGGCATTATTGACATCATATATGAAGGAGATCAATTAACAGACTATCTCCCGCTTTTAGAAGTTTACCTTGTGCTTCCTGAGGCGGACTTCAGCACCAACGTTACCCAGGGATATGCTCCTCTTACAGTCGAGTTTACCGACCTTTCACAAAATGCAATCGGATGGAACTGGGACTTCGGAGACGGGGCCAGTTCACCCGAAAAGAATACAACGCATACTTACTCGACAGCAGGAAACTATACAGTTACCCTGAGAGCAAATAACCTGAATGGTACAGCTTCAAAGACTGCTGCCATAGCTGTACTGCAGCCTGAACAGGGAGGAAATGGAAGTGCAGTTCTTCCTGTAGCAGACTTTACAGCTAATGTTACCAGAGGATATTACCCCCTTACGGTTCTCTTTACTGACACTTCCCAGAACTCGGTATCAAGGAGCTGGGACGTTAATGGTGACGGAATAGAGGACTCAAATGAAACAAGCTTCGTTTATACGTACAACTTCAGAGGGATTTATACAGCTAAACTGACTGCTTTCAATGCAAACGGCACAACTGAAAAAACCGCTACGATAACTGTAGATAAAGAGAGCAGTGGCGGAAGCAGCGGTGGCGGTGGCGGCGGAGGTTCACCTGAGCCTGCAAAGAACGTCGAAGTAAAAGAGCTCTCACAGGTATTCGTTTCCAACGGAAAAGCCATAAAGTTTGATTTCGCCAAGAATGCAACCTGTGTTTATTACGTGGGCTTTGATTCCAAGAAGACCGTCGGCAAGACCACTACGATTGCCGAGCAGTTGAAAAACAAATCCACACTTGTCTCCAACCTTTCAGATGGAGAGGTCTACAGGTATTTCAATGTCTGGGTTGGAAATAGCGGGTTTGCAAGCTCAAGTAACATCGAGAATCCCGAAATCGGTTTCAAGGTTGATAAATCCTGGGTCACAGACAAAAATATAGATCAGGATTCAATCACTCTTAACAGGTACAGCGACAAAAAATGGGAACAGATCCCGGCCAGCCTGCTGAAAGAAGACAGCAAATACCTGTACTTTACAGCCGATGTTCCGGGATATACTTTCTTCGCGATAACCGGTAAAGCAAACACTTCTCCTGAAAAGACTGTAACTGAAACAGAGGCTGATAAGCCTGCAAATGAGCCTGTCAACTCTGATGACCTTCCAGGAGATGCGGGATTGGAACCTGCTCCGGAATCCGATAAGAAAGAAAACACAGCCATGCCGGGTTTTGAAATTGTTTGCGGAATAGTAAGCCTTTCCGCGGCATTCATGTACAGGCGGAAGTAA
- a CDS encoding right-handed parallel beta-helix repeat-containing protein has protein sequence MNINRVFALFLALVVFSSALGIGAAAEITVQPGQSIQDVLNSSVSGDEIIISPGNYADNLRITTGDITVRSASGNPEDTIVTAASPAEDVFYVEASNVTITGLGINGAGYDRAGVYLIRSNNCIIENNEFLNNALGIYLKNSTYNLILNNTAVEGKRAVNVERSNYNTISGNNVSDQRFGIYFLISEANIASNNQVSGSVDHGIVLESCSDTSLVNNTVSSNEDNGIHIVGSTNNSLTGNTADSNLVYGIYLRDSNGNNLTDNKALNNSRGIFLLRSGESELSGNEVSNNRNGILLTSAGNSSILYSTVLQNNVSGISLLNSTYCNISENVLSGNTLGIDLAFSSNSTIVNNNIQEGGRGLNLQDSNYNILVNNTALKNRYGAYLLRSGWNVFSNNIASESDDHGIVLENSSNSNELSGNTADSNRAYGIYLTGSNNNDISNNKVSENSRGIYLMTSNGNALLNNTVLNNGEYAILLAYSSGNDILENEASSSNRGIHLSTSDDNTLSGNNIVSNGVSGLHMTSTSNNNTFFNNYLNNNVNADVKQGSVGNVWNTTKTKGTSITGGPYLGGNFWGKPDGTGFSQTTADSDVDGIADGEFNISNSGYADYLPLVAVSDTEQPVIPENLTDDEPEMPENETETNINTTETNTTETTISETETDTYENETA, from the coding sequence ATGAACATAAACAGAGTATTTGCTCTATTTTTAGCCTTAGTGGTCTTTTCATCAGCTTTGGGTATAGGAGCTGCAGCTGAAATTACTGTCCAGCCCGGACAATCGATACAGGACGTGTTGAATAGCTCAGTCTCGGGTGATGAGATTATCATAAGCCCTGGAAACTATGCTGACAATCTCAGGATAACGACAGGTGATATTACTGTCAGGTCGGCTTCCGGGAATCCTGAAGATACGATAGTGACAGCGGCCAGTCCGGCTGAAGATGTTTTTTATGTTGAAGCCAGCAACGTAACAATTACAGGGCTCGGCATAAATGGTGCAGGATATGACCGTGCCGGCGTTTATCTGATAAGATCAAATAACTGTATTATTGAAAATAACGAATTTTTAAATAACGCTCTCGGAATATACCTCAAGAACTCTACGTATAACCTTATTCTTAATAATACGGCAGTAGAAGGTAAGCGAGCGGTCAATGTTGAGAGGTCAAACTATAATACAATCTCAGGAAATAATGTTTCAGACCAGAGGTTCGGGATCTATTTCCTTATATCAGAAGCGAACATAGCTTCGAATAATCAGGTAAGTGGGAGCGTCGACCATGGAATTGTCCTCGAAAGTTGCAGTGATACCAGCCTTGTGAACAATACTGTAAGCTCAAATGAGGATAACGGCATTCACATAGTTGGTTCGACCAACAACAGCCTTACAGGAAATACAGCGGATTCAAACCTTGTCTATGGGATCTATCTGAGGGATTCAAACGGCAACAACCTTACAGACAACAAAGCATTAAACAACAGCAGAGGTATTTTCCTGTTAAGGTCGGGCGAAAGTGAACTGTCGGGTAATGAAGTTTCAAACAACAGAAACGGCATTCTGCTAACGTCTGCAGGAAACAGCAGTATACTGTATAGCACGGTTTTACAGAACAATGTCTCCGGAATATCTTTACTTAATTCCACTTACTGCAATATCAGTGAGAATGTGCTTTCCGGCAATACACTCGGAATAGACCTTGCTTTCTCAAGCAACAGTACAATTGTCAATAACAACATTCAGGAAGGAGGAAGAGGCCTTAACCTTCAGGACTCGAATTACAATATACTCGTAAACAATACAGCTTTGAAAAACAGGTATGGAGCCTACCTGCTGCGCTCTGGCTGGAATGTGTTCTCCAATAATATAGCAAGCGAAAGCGATGACCACGGTATCGTCCTGGAGAACTCAAGCAACAGTAACGAACTTAGCGGCAACACAGCAGACTCTAACCGCGCTTATGGCATATACCTCACAGGTTCAAATAATAACGATATCAGTAACAATAAAGTATCCGAAAATTCAAGGGGTATTTACCTTATGACGTCTAACGGGAACGCCCTTTTGAATAATACGGTGTTGAATAATGGAGAATATGCAATTCTGTTGGCGTATTCATCAGGTAACGATATCCTGGAAAACGAGGCTTCGAGCAGCAACAGGGGTATTCACCTGAGCACCTCCGATGACAACACGCTTTCAGGCAATAATATTGTCTCAAACGGTGTTTCCGGCTTACATATGACTTCTACAAGCAACAATAATACCTTCTTTAACAACTATCTAAACAATAATGTTAATGCGGATGTTAAGCAGGGCAGTGTCGGAAATGTCTGGAATACAACAAAAACCAAAGGCACAAGCATAACAGGCGGACCATATCTGGGGGGCAATTTCTGGGGAAAACCTGATGGGACAGGCTTCTCTCAGACAACAGCCGATTCCGATGTAGACGGTATTGCCGATGGGGAGTTTAATATTTCAAACAGCGGCTATGCGGACTATCTTCCTCTTGTAGCTGTTTCCGATACAGAGCAGCCCGTAATTCCTGAAAATTTAACGGATGACGAGCCGGAAATGCCAGAAAATGAAACGGAAACGAATATTAACACAACAGAAACTAACACAACGGAAACAACTATCAGCGAGACAGAAACGGATACTTACGAAAACGAGACTGCATAA